One window from the genome of Mucilaginibacter ginsenosidivorans encodes:
- a CDS encoding DinB family protein has protein sequence MKEYFTRLFNYDKYTNLLVAENIVKAGSPNDSTRLMAHLLTAQQIWLARCNGESATGRVLWPEDWKADELAKVAEENGKAWLDLLNTYTAADFDKTINYQNLQGDSFENKLSDILAHVINHGTHHRAQIGQQLKLSGIEKLPVTDYIYYIRTH, from the coding sequence ATGAAGGAATATTTTACCCGTCTCTTTAATTACGATAAGTATACGAATCTGCTGGTTGCTGAGAACATTGTCAAGGCAGGCAGCCCTAATGATTCAACCCGGTTAATGGCACATTTATTAACTGCACAACAAATATGGCTCGCCAGATGCAATGGGGAGTCTGCCACCGGACGGGTATTATGGCCCGAAGACTGGAAAGCGGACGAATTGGCAAAGGTTGCCGAGGAAAACGGCAAAGCCTGGCTCGATCTTTTAAACACATACACAGCGGCCGACTTTGATAAAACCATCAATTATCAAAACCTGCAGGGAGATAGTTTTGAAAATAAGCTGAGCGACATTTTAGCCCACGTTATCAATCATGGCACTCACCACCGTGCGCAGATAGGCCAGCAACTTAAACTATCTGGAATTGAGAAACTTCCGGTTACCGATTATATATATTACATCCGTACGCATTAG
- a CDS encoding GH1 family beta-glucosidase, which produces MDKFNKSLFGTGFKWGVSTAAFQIEGAHDADGKGESIWDAFTAKKGKVLNGHHAKTACDFYNNYEADIDLLKKLNIPNFRFSISWTRILPGGTGETNQAGIDYYNRVIDYCIKQGIEPWVTIYHWDLPQALEDKGGWTNRDIVEWFTDYTGICAEHFGDRVKYWMVMNEPSVFSGAGYFFGIHAPGRTGIKNFLPAIHHIVLSMVAGAKKLRELLPGAIIGSTFSCSHIEPYSDSSRNIAAAHRADALVNRLFIEPILGLGYPVGDIPVLKGLEKFYKPGDEQNMVFDFDFIGLQNYTREIVKYSFFTPYVNASLVKAEKRGVEITAMKWEVYPPAIYHILKKFNAYPQIKKIIVTENGAAFPDTVIDGAVNDLKRTGYIQANLEQILKAKEEGCRVDGYFVWTLTDNFEWAEGYHPRFGLIYVDFETQKRIIKASGHWYADFLADG; this is translated from the coding sequence ATGGATAAATTTAATAAAAGTCTTTTTGGTACCGGTTTCAAATGGGGCGTGTCTACTGCGGCGTTCCAGATCGAAGGCGCACATGATGCTGATGGCAAGGGTGAGTCGATATGGGATGCATTTACGGCTAAAAAGGGGAAGGTGCTGAACGGTCATCACGCAAAAACAGCCTGTGATTTTTATAATAATTACGAAGCGGATATCGACCTGCTAAAAAAGCTCAACATCCCCAATTTCCGTTTTTCCATCTCGTGGACACGCATATTACCAGGCGGCACAGGGGAAACCAACCAGGCTGGGATAGATTACTACAACCGGGTAATAGACTATTGCATCAAACAAGGCATTGAACCCTGGGTAACTATTTATCATTGGGACCTTCCCCAGGCGCTTGAGGACAAAGGCGGGTGGACAAACCGCGATATTGTTGAGTGGTTTACCGATTATACCGGGATTTGTGCGGAACACTTTGGCGACCGGGTAAAGTACTGGATGGTGATGAACGAACCATCTGTATTTTCGGGGGCGGGGTATTTTTTTGGCATACATGCACCGGGCCGCACTGGTATAAAAAACTTTTTGCCGGCCATCCACCATATTGTGTTGAGCATGGTTGCAGGCGCAAAAAAATTGCGCGAGCTATTACCAGGGGCTATCATCGGTTCAACCTTTTCGTGTTCGCATATTGAACCATATTCGGACAGCAGCAGGAATATAGCTGCTGCGCATCGTGCTGATGCGCTGGTAAACCGTTTGTTTATTGAACCGATATTGGGTTTGGGTTATCCGGTAGGTGATATTCCTGTTTTAAAAGGACTTGAAAAATTCTATAAACCGGGCGACGAACAAAACATGGTCTTTGATTTCGACTTCATAGGTTTACAAAATTATACGCGTGAGATCGTAAAATACTCATTTTTCACGCCCTACGTCAACGCCAGTTTAGTAAAAGCTGAAAAGCGGGGCGTGGAAATAACGGCCATGAAATGGGAAGTATATCCTCCCGCTATTTATCATATCCTTAAAAAGTTTAATGCCTATCCGCAGATCAAAAAGATCATCGTGACGGAAAACGGAGCTGCTTTCCCGGACACCGTTATTGACGGTGCAGTAAACGACCTGAAAAGAACAGGATATATCCAGGCTAATTTGGAGCAGATACTGAAAGCAAAGGAGGAGGGATGCCGGGTAGATGGCTATTTTGTATGGACACTAACCGACAACTTTGAATGGGCCGAAGGTTATCATCCCCGGTTCGGGTTGATCTATGTCGATTTTGAAACGCAAAAGCGCATTATCAAGGCGTCAGGGCACTGGTATGCCGATTTTTTGGCAGACGGTTAG
- a CDS encoding tetratricopeptide repeat-containing sensor histidine kinase has protein sequence MGYSWKFQAGVTGDIKKLKYSKIFLFLFLSVVFSSCAKKNTDSAGYTASFKPVFDSVTHYYDLNQPEKAISYLDSNFPLLNDPSVNDKFRFYAFHYVYWQKAKRDYKKALPYADSMLVMAHKSVVKEQYAANFAEANYAKGDTYFSLNQYNDAYQCYFQGYLMGKNYLNQASAADYTYRMGMIMFKQGHYKLAAGYFKESYAKSLLVKDDHGFVWFYRRQELLDNIGESYTHSGDIDSAITYFDNALKYVNANDGKFKVKSQYIDIARGVIYNNKAQALIALKKYDEAEQLLKKSIAINIQKGGDNGDAELAQLKLAQIYLIKGESGLLRSLLSDLRKQLDVIKNDNAEADWNRLMGSYYLKKNDLAKAIVYTQNYNALKDSTIKRLTLLKESDVNQQLANLEKQYQIENLNDNNKMQSIYLNVAIVCAVLLLAIAFLVWRNWRQSKFDVAVVIMLNKQINQQKAELERALDEVKFSSREKDRILRAVAHDLRNPLGGIASLTSVMAEESEHDKDLQSQLILIKQTAADTLELINEILEATNNSSSALKRQSVDVNALIANSVELLRFKAAEKHQQIVLEGLDHPVELDINREKIWRVISNLISNAIKFSPVDAMIKVKAVQKTDSVIISINDHGIGIPDNMKDKVFNMFTDAKRSGTMGEKSFGLGLSISRQIVEKHQGEIWFESEPKKGTTFYVSLPRSVKQDAGHDQLPAGKELARH, from the coding sequence ATGGGTTATTCTTGGAAGTTTCAGGCAGGCGTTACGGGTGATATCAAAAAATTAAAATATTCAAAGATATTCCTGTTTCTATTCCTGTCCGTAGTTTTCAGTTCATGCGCCAAAAAAAATACTGATTCAGCAGGGTATACTGCATCTTTCAAGCCGGTATTTGATTCAGTAACTCATTATTACGATCTTAATCAACCAGAAAAGGCCATATCCTATCTCGACTCGAATTTTCCCCTGTTAAACGATCCTTCTGTCAACGACAAGTTCAGGTTCTACGCATTTCATTACGTTTACTGGCAAAAAGCTAAACGTGATTATAAAAAGGCATTGCCGTATGCTGATAGCATGCTTGTTATGGCGCACAAAAGCGTTGTAAAGGAGCAGTATGCCGCCAATTTTGCGGAGGCCAACTATGCGAAGGGTGACACCTACTTCAGCCTCAATCAATACAACGATGCCTATCAATGCTATTTCCAGGGTTACCTGATGGGGAAGAATTATCTTAACCAGGCTTCTGCTGCCGATTATACCTACCGGATGGGAATGATCATGTTTAAGCAGGGGCATTACAAACTTGCCGCCGGGTACTTTAAAGAAAGCTACGCAAAAAGTCTTTTAGTAAAGGATGATCACGGTTTCGTCTGGTTCTATCGCCGCCAGGAACTATTGGATAATATCGGCGAAAGTTACACCCATAGCGGCGACATAGACAGTGCGATAACTTATTTTGATAATGCGCTAAAATATGTGAATGCAAACGATGGAAAATTCAAAGTAAAAAGCCAGTACATTGATATTGCACGGGGCGTTATTTATAACAATAAGGCCCAGGCGTTAATTGCACTTAAAAAATATGATGAAGCGGAACAATTGCTTAAAAAAAGCATAGCAATCAATATTCAAAAGGGTGGTGACAACGGCGACGCCGAATTGGCCCAGCTTAAGCTTGCGCAGATCTATTTAATAAAGGGCGAAAGCGGCCTCCTCAGGTCTTTGCTTTCAGATTTACGCAAACAATTGGATGTTATAAAAAATGACAATGCTGAAGCCGATTGGAACAGGTTAATGGGGAGTTATTATCTTAAAAAGAATGACCTGGCAAAAGCAATAGTTTATACCCAAAATTATAATGCGCTTAAGGACTCGACGATCAAACGGCTTACCCTGTTAAAAGAAAGCGATGTAAATCAGCAATTGGCCAACCTGGAAAAGCAGTACCAGATCGAAAACCTGAATGATAATAATAAGATGCAGAGCATCTACCTCAATGTTGCTATTGTTTGTGCCGTGCTGCTTTTAGCTATCGCGTTCCTGGTATGGAGAAACTGGCGCCAGTCAAAATTCGATGTTGCTGTGGTTATTATGCTTAATAAGCAGATCAACCAGCAAAAGGCCGAGCTTGAAAGGGCCCTCGACGAAGTGAAATTCAGCAGCCGTGAAAAGGACCGCATATTGCGTGCAGTAGCACACGACCTACGCAATCCTCTTGGTGGTATAGCTTCGCTTACCAGCGTAATGGCTGAAGAAAGTGAACACGACAAGGACCTCCAAAGTCAGCTAATTCTTATCAAACAGACGGCTGCAGATACGCTTGAGCTTATTAACGAGATATTGGAAGCTACCAATAATTCTTCTTCCGCGTTAAAAAGGCAGTCGGTTGATGTGAATGCTTTAATAGCCAATAGCGTAGAATTATTGAGGTTTAAGGCCGCTGAAAAGCATCAGCAGATCGTACTTGAAGGTCTTGATCACCCGGTGGAACTTGACATAAACCGCGAAAAGATATGGCGGGTTATCAGCAACCTGATCAGCAACGCCATCAAATTCAGCCCGGTTGACGCTATGATAAAAGTTAAAGCTGTTCAGAAAACTGATAGCGTTATCATTTCTATTAACGACCACGGTATTGGCATTCCCGATAATATGAAAGACAAGGTGTTCAATATGTTTACCGACGCTAAAAGATCGGGCACCATGGGCGAAAAATCCTTCGGTTTAGGCCTTTCTATCAGCAGGCAGATCGTCGAGAAACACCAGGGTGAAATCTGGTTTGAAAGCGAGCCTAAAAAAGGAACGACATTTTATGTCAGCCTGCCGCGTTCGGTGAAGCAAGATGCTGGTCATGATCAATTGCCGGCCGGTAAAGAATTGGCCCGCCACTAA
- a CDS encoding acyl-CoA dehydrogenase family protein: MAKTDLFEAPDYYLVDELLTDEHKLIRASVRDWVKKEVSPIIEDYAQKAEFPKQLLKGLAEIGAFGPTVPVEYGGAGLDYISYGIIMQEIERGDSGIRSTASVQGSLVMYPIYAYGSEEQKHKYLPKLASGELMGCFGLTEPDHGSNPSGMTTNIKDAGDHYILNGAKMWISNSPFADIAVVWAKDESGKIRGMVVERGMEGFSTPETHNKWSLRASATGELVFDNVKVPKENIFPNVSGLKGPLGCLNQARYGIAWGAIGAAMDCYDTALRYSKERVQFGRPIAGFQLQQKKLAEMITEITKAQLLVWRLGTLKNENRATPAQISMAKRNSVETAITIAREARQMLGGMGITGEYPIMRHMMNLESVITYEGTHDIHLLITGMDITGEDAFK; encoded by the coding sequence ATGGCAAAAACTGATCTTTTTGAAGCTCCTGATTACTATTTAGTAGATGAACTGCTCACTGACGAGCATAAACTGATACGTGCAAGCGTGCGCGACTGGGTAAAAAAAGAAGTAAGTCCAATTATAGAAGACTACGCCCAAAAAGCTGAATTTCCGAAGCAATTATTAAAAGGATTGGCCGAAATAGGCGCCTTCGGGCCGACAGTGCCCGTTGAATATGGCGGCGCCGGGCTGGATTATATATCCTACGGTATCATTATGCAGGAGATCGAGCGCGGCGATTCGGGCATACGGTCAACCGCTTCTGTTCAGGGCTCATTGGTAATGTACCCCATTTATGCTTACGGTTCCGAAGAGCAAAAACACAAATATCTGCCCAAACTTGCCAGCGGCGAGTTAATGGGATGCTTCGGATTAACCGAACCCGACCATGGCTCGAACCCAAGCGGTATGACCACCAATATTAAAGACGCAGGCGATCATTATATCCTGAACGGCGCTAAGATGTGGATATCAAACTCCCCTTTTGCGGATATTGCCGTAGTATGGGCCAAAGATGAGAGCGGAAAGATACGCGGTATGGTGGTTGAACGCGGTATGGAAGGCTTTTCGACGCCGGAAACTCATAACAAGTGGTCGCTGCGTGCATCGGCGACGGGTGAACTGGTTTTCGATAATGTGAAAGTCCCTAAAGAAAATATTTTCCCTAATGTGTCAGGTTTAAAAGGTCCGCTTGGTTGTTTGAACCAGGCACGTTACGGCATAGCCTGGGGGGCTATTGGCGCAGCTATGGACTGCTATGATACCGCACTGCGTTATTCCAAAGAGCGCGTACAGTTCGGTCGTCCTATAGCAGGTTTCCAGTTGCAGCAAAAGAAACTGGCTGAGATGATAACAGAGATAACCAAGGCCCAGTTATTGGTATGGCGTTTAGGCACTTTAAAAAATGAGAACAGGGCGACTCCAGCACAAATTTCTATGGCCAAACGCAATAGCGTCGAAACCGCAATTACGATAGCCCGTGAAGCACGTCAGATGCTTGGCGGGATGGGTATAACTGGCGAATACCCTATAATGAGGCACATGATGAACCTGGAATCAGTGATCACTTACGAAGGCACGCACGATATTCATTTGCTGATAACAGGTATGGATATTACCGGGGAGGACGCATTCAAATAA
- the folB gene encoding dihydroneopterin aldolase, whose product MINVALHGAEFFGKHGFYPEEQLLGSKFVVDISADFEPQGALQNDKLADTVNYEHLYELTFAQMQHPRKLIETLCQAIIEDIVKHYPYVAIVTVTIKKLNPPLRGKVDHSSVTITYNKPGNGI is encoded by the coding sequence ATGATCAACGTAGCACTGCACGGCGCCGAGTTCTTTGGCAAACATGGTTTTTACCCGGAAGAACAATTATTGGGAAGCAAATTCGTGGTGGATATATCGGCTGATTTTGAGCCGCAGGGGGCTTTGCAAAATGATAAACTGGCCGATACTGTAAATTACGAGCACTTGTATGAACTCACGTTCGCACAGATGCAGCATCCTCGAAAATTGATTGAAACGCTTTGCCAGGCCATTATTGAGGATATAGTAAAGCATTATCCTTACGTAGCCATCGTCACCGTCACCATTAAAAAGCTAAATCCGCCGCTACGGGGCAAAGTTGATCACTCAAGCGTTACCATTACTTATAACAAACCTGGAAATGGAATTTAA